The genomic window TTTTTACATCTAATCATGGtgtatatggggaaactgagatgcaaaaagtgaaaaggacttgctcaaggtcaaatcCTTAGTAAGAAgttgaggcaggattagaacctgGTTCCTCCGCTTCTAAATCCAGTGCTGTTGACACTATGCCACCCGTGTGTCTCCCGGCAGGAGGTTTGCCACAGGTCTAATCTTCCTTAAATAGAACGTAAATATTGGTTGAGGACCAAGTGAGTGTGAATAAATAAAAGTTCGTTGGTTTGGCTTTGAAAAGAGTGaccatgtttatttatttaactggCCTCTGGATTGATTGACAAGGGATGCCACTGGGGCACTGCGCCATTCTGTTCTAGGAGAACGCTTCCGCGTTGGAGACATCCTTGTCCTTGtccttgttttccttctgattgtGTTCCTTCTCCAATGGCTCACACTTATCCTGAGTGTGGGACAAGTAGGAAAGCAAGGTTAGGAACCATAGCCTGGGAACTGACTGTGTGGACCAGGCCAGCATGAAGGCACAAGGGAGGGTCGGATCACTGGCTCCATCCAAACCAGGCTCACTAGGCAGCATCTATCTCTTGGTCAGTAGAGAAGGTCCAAGTACCACCTTCTTTTCATCCTCCTACATCCTGAGGGTTTTGCAGTTCAGGCTTCTGTCCCCAGTTACTCCAAGACACCTCTGCCTGACCAGTCTGCTGACCCCTCATAATGGACCTCGAGGATATTCAGCTCTTCTTTCTGCCTGACCTTCTCCAGGCACCAACATCTTCCAGTTCTACCTCAATAGAATCTTTCTCATCTgctccatctttccccttccattCTTTCCACCCTTGCCCAAGCCTAACTGTCACAGCCTCCAATTGGTTCCCCTGCCTctaatttctcccctctccaatccatcctccacacagccccctaagagattttcctaaactCTAAGTGTAACAACATCATCCTCTCCTATTCAGCAAACTCCAAGGGTTCCCTGTTAACCTCTAGGGTCAAATACAGACTCTTCCTTTGGGCTTTTAAACTCCTTTAAAACCAGGTTGCATCCTATTTTCCTGATCCTCTGCAACAATTCCCCTCTACACACTCTATAACCAGCTATATTCTCCTTAACACTTGGTCTACCCTCTCTGTCTTTGCCCTAGCTATACCCCATATCCAGAATGCTCTTCCCCTCTTGGATCTtatttaagactcagctcaagcatcTCCTTCTTCATGAAGCCTCTCCTGGTccccagaggtgctagtcccCTCCTCACTCAGGTTACCCTGTGTCTGTGTTTGGCACATCGGTGCATGTGGTCTCCTGCTTTTGAAAGTAAGCTTcatgaggacaaggactattgtCATTTTTCCTTACTATGTAGTGAGTACTTAATTAATGCTCTTTTGCTAACTTGTTTGAACACCCTCCATCTCATAACAGAATAAGTTGCCAGACCTAAAGATCCAAAGCATTGTTTATGTCACTGACtctgttcaaagcccttcagaggTTCTCTCTTACCCCCTTTGCTCAGCCTCTGTGCTAGCCCCTGAACTTTACCTTGCTCCAGTCTGTGTATAGAACCTCCTCCTCTTGGAAGCCCAGGCACTTGGCAACCTCCCGAAATGCTTTGAGCTGCTCCTCAGAGGCCTTCTGGGTTCgaactttggaaaagaaaatgaggagagtCAAGAAAAGGCCAAAAGCCATGCTGGAGGAGGTTGCAGTAGCCATAATAGTATGGTATTGGGAGGGTGGAGGGTGGGCATCATCCTCAGACTAGAGCAGCCCCTGGGACTGGTGACTGAAGAAATGAAGGTTGGAAAGGGAGAGTGGGGTCTGGTGCATGGGCAGAGTTAGAGTCAGGGAGGGTTAAAGTTTGGGGTCCCATGGGAGGAGATCTCATGAGGAGAGAGGATGGTAGGCTGGATGTCTGAATAATCATGGAAAGATGCCCTTCAGACTGTCTAGACTGACTGCTTGCTatgatggagaaagaaattatgGATCCTGAGGCCATACACATACTAAATATCAGAGCTTGGACCAGAATCTCTGTCTCTTGCCATTTGCTTTCACTTGGGTTCCATGGAGGAAACATACCAGAAAGAGCTGCTCCTCGAAGAATTTTGTCATTTGGAAAGTAGAAGGACAAAAAAACATTTGGGTCCGGGGTCAGTGCAACATGACCAACATGTAGCTGATTTGACTCTagtgggagagatggaatgtccaCTGACCACCTCTAGTTAATCAGAAACAGAATCTTGCCTTCCCACCATCTCTCCCCCATCCTAAATTCTCCTGGGAGTATCTTACCATTCTTAAAAATGGTTCCACTGGTTCTGTTGAAAAAGACTGGAGATTCCTGATACATACACCTGTCTCCACTAAAACAAGAGATATTCCATATAATGTCATCCAATGAAAAGGACTTCAAAGTCATAATCCAAAGCCTCCATAAAGTATGAGAGAGTCATGAGCAGAGACATAGCTTGTTAGTGAAGGAAACTCAGACTAGATCCTGCGTCTTTTTCCTCCCAGTTGCAAGAAATGAacatttctctcttatatttaaCAACTAATTATTATattaggaccaaggtttttccccttttctactctCTCATTCAGAAaccaaccagtgtgggaaatctctcTTGAGATTTACCCAGGCCAAGATCTAATTAGACAGTAttagaaattctaagtttagacTAATGGGAATATTCTAGTTCACTGTGtttgctcagacaggtctggCAGAAAGGTTGATTTTCTTCCTATTATcaagacaggtgatatggaaattgatgtctctttgacaaAGATTTGAGACCCTAAATCATGTATCCCAAGGCTTTCCATTATGAGTTGATTTCCATCCCTCAGCAACACCTACTCTTCAAAGGCCATATTAACTATGAATCCCACTGCCATTAGGGGTCCTTTTGGTGTAAGAAAAATGGGCAAATAATTAGCCTTTTTTTGATAACCTGTTGGTCTTCTTAACAAAACTATTAAATTACTGAAAAAgcatgtctctcaaactttttaaatcaTCACACATTGCAGGACAGAGGAGATTCAAAGGGGAGGAGGACAAAGGAAGTTGGAGAGACAGCAgggataaaaataggaaaaagctACCTAGAACTGGTATGTAGGCAGGAGAAAAAACACCCAACATTATGGAAAAACTCTGAGGTTCAGAGTTGCAGTGGCCTGCTCAGTTTCATGTGTCTGATAAGTGACAGAGCAAGGACTTGAGACCAGATCTTCTGATGCCAAGAGAGTTGAGAACAGGGTAAGACAGAGTAAAGGAGGGGAAGCAACACGGTTCTTAAATGTGCCTCTTTCCAATTTCCTGGCCCGCCTCTGTACTGAGAACTCTTACATGGTATTGTACTCTTTTCCTTGGAATACATTCTCTGTCTTATTGGGGATCAGGTAGTAGAAGGATGACTGGATTGTCTTGGCCTCTTGTTGGTATGGAATGTGGCCAAATACTGAGGCAATGTAGTACCACTTGCCAGACAGCTGGAGAAACAAAAAGCATTGGTTGTTAATATAGAGTCTGGGGTAGGTTGAGGTAATGTCAGAAATTATAGGAAAGTACTCTTCCTATGCCCTGCCCCATGAGATCACTTGGATACTATCCCATTGTGCACCATAAGTGTGAGCTATGATCACTGCACATGAGCCCTGCCATCTTGCTGTGGGTAGCTGATCACATCTCCCTGCCAATCAATTAGGGCGTTTAGAGTTGGGGATCAGGCTATCCTCAGTGGCAAGACGTGTATGTTGGACTGCACCCAGTTGTGATCCAAGGACAGAGAAGCATTGGGATCAGTAGCTACAGagagatctctctgtctctaaccCAATCTAGACTTTGGAAAGCCCATGAGAAAAGACAATAACTAGGAGAGTTAAAAACTCAAGGTCCCCATTGGAGTAGGGCACACAACtctccatatcaatgaaatctaGAAAGGTCACACCACCGGCCTAAGGATTCATGGTTAGCCATTGGCTGGCTGTCCACTCTCCTTCTATAGAGCTAGGTGAACTTTCTGCATAGTTCAACATCAGCAGTGAAGAGAGAGTACTCACCTGGTCTATAAGAGTATCATTGAAGACTGGATTCAGATCCGCACATTCTGGCTGCTGACACATGAGTAGAGGCGCAAAGCTCAGGACAAAAAGAACCCGGTAGAGCACCATGATTGTGGGGGAGGTAGGCACCAGAGGCTGGAGCTGAGTCTCAGGGGAATGAGGTACTGAGACAGAGTCTGACTTTATAACTAGTAGGAGGGCATTGACCTCAGCCCTGCTCTGGGCCCCTTTATGAAGCAATCAGGTATATGTTTGGGAAACTGTGTGCTCAAAAAATATCTTCTTTCACCAGACTTAGCCTTGTGTAATATCTAAAAGCCTAGATCTGACAACTGCTCTAATAATGGATAGTATtcatgatgataacaataatggTGGAGAGTGTGCTGTGCATTGTAGGGTTTAGAAAACACTTTCATAGTGCCtttcatctggaaaatatttaagaaatgtttcttgaatgaagtCAATATCCATTATTTCCAAAGATCAGCATAAAAGCTTTGGAGGTCATAATAGCTCCCATGGTTATCTTGCACTAAGATTTTAGGAACTTTTTCTTCACAATAGCACCATGAGATGGGTTGTGAAAACAATATACAGGTGATACAACTGAGGTTCTATAAGCATATGGTTAATCAGGGTCAAAGACTAGATCTGAACCCAGGCTTGTCCAGACTCTAAATCTTTCTGCTTTCTAACTCTTTCCACTCTTTCTTTGGGCTACAAACTATAACTCAAGGGGCAAATTTAGCATGGTACCTATTTTTGTATGGCCCATGAGCTAAGAagagtttttacatttttaaataaagttttttattttacatttaaaaatataaattaaaaaatataaaaaaccaTTCTCAGCTCACAAGGGCCTTGCAAAAGTAGGCCACCGCTGGATCTGGCTCTCAGCCTGTAGTTTGCTGACCCCTACCAAGGCTTTTCTTTGAACAAATTGAACCACAGAGAAGTCATGACATGTCAGAGCTGACAAAGCTAACAAGCCAATAAAACATTGGGGATTCAAACCTAGGGTTCCTCAGTGTTTTTTGCCTTCCCTCACAGCTGAAATTGATATTCACTCATGGCTTCTCCCTTCAAATGTTGAAGCAAAGAGAGGGGGGGCTGCTGATAATTCCTGACACAGAGGAGCTTCAtaaagaaatactttttaaattgaacAGACACTCGGGAATTagcagcatttaataaataaagaaGTGGTGTTACCAACATAGTCTTATGATGGTTATTCAATActtgaaatgtatttctatagTCTATATATTCCATATTCTACAGTAACAATGCACTCTCTAGCCATCACCTTATTTGAGACTCACCCCAGCCCTATAAGGCACTTACTGTAAGTCTTATttagccctattttacagataaggaaaccgaagAAGATGCAACAGGATACTTTTGAAATACAAATAGATTTCAGTCCCAGGCATGTCATACATAATGTGGTAATACTTCTGGTCATATTTTTTGTCaattaacaaatttattttttcatttaacaaatgtattttgtctcttctctgatacaaaaaaaaaggaaaaattcttgtaacaaatatgcatagccaattcaataaacatttattaagtacctacaacatactaggcactgtgctaaggactagggatacaaaaagaggcaaaagatagtccctgagcTCAAggaaacagcatgcaaacaaatatatacaaagaaagctatgtacaggataaataggaaataattaacagagggaagaccctacaattaagaggggttggggaaggcttcctgttagaggtggggttttagttgggactcaaAGAAAAGTAGGGTAGTCAAACAAAATGATGTCCCAAAATGTTTTGGCTATGATAAAAAGATATGCCTCATTTTAGTCaagaggatctaagttcaaatataaTCTCAAAAACGTAactaactgtgtgagcctgggtaagtcacttccccccatttgcctcagatccacatttgtaaaatgagctggagaaggaaatggcaaactactacagtatctttgctgagaaaatcttaaactgggtcaggaagagtcagatgcaactaaaACAATTCAATAACAATACCTTGAGTcaatcacttctctgtcaggaagtagGCTGTGTTTCATCATTGGAATCACTGTTGCTCGTTGCATtgttcagagttcttaagtctttcaaagttgttcatttttcaaTGTTTTCCCTGTATAAATCgttttactggttctgctcatatCTTGCAATTCTTGTAACTATTCccacatttttcatttaaaaaaaaatttcctcaatcacatgtaaaaacaattatttaacattcattttttaaataaagttttgagctccaaattctattcctccctgtacccttccccattccctgagatggtaagtgatctgatacaggttatacatgtgtaatcatgtaaaatatttctgtattagtctttttgtggaagaaaacaaataaaaaaaagaaagtgaaaaatagtatgctttagtctgtattcacATGCCATCAGAGGCAGATGGCAttcttcatcttgagtcctttgggattgtcttggatcgttgtattactgaggatagctaagtcattcacggttgttcattgtacaatgtcactgttactgtgtataatgttctgatcaattcactttgtatcagttcacataagtctttccaggtttttctgaaatcatcctgctcatcatttcttacagcacagtaatattccatcacaatcaaataaaacagtttgttcagccattacccaaatgatgctttccatattttttctgaaactatctctttcatatataaatattctattataccatataccataatttgttcagtgagctcccaatttataaacattttagtaTCTGGCTctgtcactaaaaaaaaaaagctgctataaatgtttttgtgtgtCTGGGTCATTTTAGgtgttctttgatctctttagataGCTAGTAGTAATAGCATCACTAGGTTAAAGAATATGCATAATTTATTAACttttggaaatagttccaaattgctttccagaatggctggaccagttcacagcttcaccaacagtgcattaatgttaCTGTTTTTCTCTAGCTCCtccataattttttattttccttttttgctaaCTTTGCCAATGTCATAATAGGATATGAAATGGAATgctagttgttttaatttgcattttaataattattagttatttggagcatttttatgtggtttcagatagatagcttcaatttttccccctgagaactgcctattcatatcctttgaccatttgtgaaTTATGAAAAAAACTCATTCCTATAAGTTTGAATCAGTTTCTCCTATATCTGGAAATTATACTTTTACCATAGAACTTTTCTTCAAGAGAATTTCCCCCAGTTACctgcttctatttttattttagtttaatatgtttgtatgtgtgtgcacaaacattttaaaaattgttcatctTATCTTGTATAATCTTCTCTGtcccttatttggtcatgaactcttccgcATCTACAAATCTGATGAGTAATATCTTTATTTGCTCTCCCAGTGTTTATGATGTTACTCTTTATGTCTAAGCTATGTAACCATTTGATTTCAtcttatatatgttatatatccaTCTAACCTTAGTATATGGTGCAAGGTATCGGTATATACCTAGGTTGTACCAGACTGCTCGCATTTATCAGTAATAGtgataattaaaataatgattatttttaGTTATAGTGAATAATGGTTCACATTTTAATAGTGCTTTAATGTTCATAAAGAACTTTTTTCAAAACAACCTtgcaaaatagaaagaaatagtaTAGAGAAAAGAGCAAGATGAGCTGTCAGGAATATTGCACAAGGCGGTGACTATGGGGGAACAAGGCTGAGGCCAATGGTCCTACTGGTTCCACCTCTCTTTTTTGTCATTGACTCTATATTCACTTCCCTGCTGATCAGGAAACATTGTTTCTATGCAGTTTCTGTGGAGTTTTGATAgtagagctccaaaaatggaggggggggggggaggtttagAATACAAATCAATATTCAGAAATTTGACAGGAGTTAAAAGGAGTGTTCTTAACCTTAAGTCAAATAGTTGACTTGGACCAAGGACTCTGAGTTAGCATTAGGAAGAAAGTAGTTGAAATAATAGATTTATTATTTTAGTTTGGAATCTTCTGTTGGCTAGTGGTTGTTGTCCTCGAGGAAGTTATATTCTTACAaggcaagacaaaaaaaaaaccatagaggAGTGACTGTGTTTTGGTCTTAGAAGTCACAGGAATTATTTAGGAAAGTCATGGGCAATTGATTGGCAAACCGTTTCCAGGTACAATGGTAGTGAAGATTTGATTTCTATTCAGCAAAATATGAAGTGGAAAGAGGTAGTGGGAGCAGGTTTGAttgggatgaggggaggggagaagcagcagcagaaatGGAAGGGCTCCATATCAGGAAGATAGCTGGGGTAAAATATGGTCAAAGTCTGGGGCTGGCGACACATAATGGGCTATGTGAATTAGTAAGGACAGCATAGCCCCAAGGTGGCAGTTTTTCTTCCAGGGTCTGGTCTCTGAAAGCTTGATTTGGTGTGTGCAGTAACAGCGTTAGGGTCTATAGGGCAGGAAGAAGGCCAGTTTAGTAGCTGCTACCCCCTCGCAAGTAGTAACAAAAAGGGCTTCAAGGAGGCTGAAGACCTGGAGATGATAGAGAAGAATCATTCAGCAACACCATTTCAGGTACCCAGCAGAGACACCATGGTTGAAAATAGAGACAGGACACCTGCCAAAGATCTGTGCTTGACAGACAACACTgaacacaaagagagagacagagtactGGCACAGAGCAGTATGACAGCATAGCCAGAGGACATCAGGGTCTGGGCAGTGGTAGCAAGGTGACTTGCTATGGTCACGTGTATTCTTGGCACAGGTGCCCATTCTTTTATGCTCCCCAGCCATATGAATTTCAGATTGGAACCCAACTCTTCTCTACTCTACACCCTGGATTCTATGTACTGTGTTACCTAACTGCCCCACAATCTCTTTGCctagattaaataaaataaaggatgacactgaggtgtAACCAAAGTGTGAAGGTCAACTTGAAGAATCTGAAGTCATCAAAAAGCTTAATGTAATCTtctgaaaattatgaaatgaagcAAACAACATCAAAATACATTCATGCAACATAGATGTATTTTGAAAGGGAGATGGTATACTTAGACTAAGATTCCAAAAAGCCCTTTTTCAGTTAACAAGTCTGTTTAGTGAAgggcccactatgtgccaggccctgtgctaaacactgggggcattttaagtctcagctaaaattctgccTTCAACAGGAAGCTTGTCCAATTTCCTCTGGATCCTAAAGCCTTCCCTGTGCTTTCCTCCCCCCATTCATCCTGTATAGAGCTggcttgtacatatttctttgccTGCTGCTTCCCTCTTTAGATCATAAGCTCATGCAGGggaggggctgtcttttgcctttctttatatccccagcatttagcccagtgcctggcacggAACAAGTGCTggataaatgcctgttgactgactgactgattgatgaaaataaaggaaaaaaatcagtccctgttctcaaggagctaacagtctaatgggagagacaattgTGAAAACCAATAGGCCAACAAAATATACATGATAAATTGATTTGCATGCATACAAGTaagagaccaatgacatcaaaatAGATGAACTTTTAAAAGCTGATATTTGCTAATAAACCTCATGAACAAGTGCATTCTTCCACAATGTTTGATAGAAGGCAAAAAACATTTCAGGTCCTACATAGCACAGTATAGACAGCAGCTGTTGCCATGGTGAAAACGGCAGGAAGGAAGGTGGAATTATTAGCAGGTGTTCTTAGCCTTTTATGTCAAGGACCCCTCTGGTTATCTGGGAAGGCTGAGTACTGACCGCTTCTCAGAAGGAAGTTTTCAAATGTATGAAATGAAATACACaagataacaaaggaaaccaaatacatTGGAATACAGAAAACAAGGACTCCAGGCTAAAAACCCCTGTTAATTAAGGGAATATCCCTATGGACAAGTGTCAAACACCACCATGGCAGAAATGACATGAAAGAATTATTAAAGGAAAGGCGCTGAAAATCACATCAAAATGTGGTTTTTCCAGGCAGTAGAAAACTTGACCATTGATTTGCTCAATTAAAAGCAAGAAATCTGTAGAACACTCAGAAAACAAAGAAGTACATCAGAAATGTAAGATTCCCTCCATCAACAACTGAATATAAAAAAGACCAAAGATTAAAAGTATTATAAAGGGGCAAAGCAGGGGAGAACAAAATGCAAGATTCAACAGGAATCAACAACCCCTCAGAGATTTGAGAAGtaaaggaaaccaaaggagagagacagagatagagagagcatccaaaccagattaaatataattgggaaatatttaataaaaataaaaatacagcataacactgataatgttaatttgtggttttctatgtCAATATGTACCTGCAgggattcatttctatttaagtCTGACACCACTGGCCTAGAGGACCTGTGTTGGAccgggaatcaagaagacttcaatttgaatcctacctcagtcatTTCCTAGTcttgtgaccatgagcaagtcatttcctttttagcctcagtttcctcatttgtaaaatgagataagaaCAAAATGCAGAtgagaatagcacctacctcacagagtgtttgtgaggatctaatgtgacaatgtataaaatgctttgcaaatcttaaggtcctataattattgttattgctttcttttaaaaataatttttattttttgttatgtaGAACTCAAAACACCAACAAAATGATCATATCTATAtccaagaaacagaaaaaaaggctgTGGATATGAAGTTATAAATCTATTACACAgctaatttttcaaaaatatataataaacattaatttCAAAGTTGTCTGTCTCCTAAacttttttctattctcctttatgtatttaaatatttcattgggGGAGGGCATCATTAAATGTTTTTGTCATATTTACATCACCTCAAGAGCTGAGAACTGAATAGAATTGAGTAGAGCCTTGGATAAAACTGaacttttatatatatgcatatattatatatgtgtgtgtgtgcgtgtggaatttttttcagttacatataCAATTAAcgtttatttttcaaaatttgttttttaaaattttgagttcaaaattttctccctctcttcctcccctcccctatatacatattatatagttCCTAGAGAAAAAGTCTAATCCTGTTGCTTTCTCTATTCCATTTAACTAGAAAACTTttacattacatctttgtcttactACTTTGCCTAATTCCTGCTTTAGGAAGATGTCATTCCTATATTATAACTTGACCACAAATAAAGATTAAAATTGTAAGACTTTTCATACTTACATCTTTTTATAGTAACTTGGAGATATTTCAGTATCCATCAATGAATAGTTTTTGCTTCTACTGCTCACCTGATCTTATTATAGAAATTACctatgaaaggaaaatgaaggataCAATTTTAGCAATGTCAAGACTTGTCCCCTCAACGGGGACTGACCTGACACATATGGTAACAGGAGAAAAAGTCCCTTAACTCTTGGTGATTCAGGCATGGGTAATATCTGACAGCTAAGTCACAGGGTTTCAAAAGCAAGACTCAGGATTAACCAACCAGGtgggaaaatttcctgttcagaaaggaaactgagtcaagaggaTTCTACTTTAGGCCATGCTGGTTATCCCCTCAAATTTTTCCCAGTCACAGTTCTCAGACTGcacatgtaagtctttccaagtttttctgaaatcatcctgcttgtcatttcttatagcacaatggtaatCCATCACAACCAtctgccacaacttgttcagtcattcctcaatggatgggcatcccctcaatttccagttctttgtcaccacaaaaagaacttctatgtatatttcttgtacgtataggtcctttccttttttcttttattcctttgaaatacagatctagtagtggcattgctagatgtatgcatggttttatagccttttgggcataattccaaattgttctccagaattgttgggtcagttcacaacttcaccaggagggctttagtgtcccaatttttccacatcctttccaatatttgtcattttcctttttttatcacattagccaatctgataggtatgagggaGTACTTTGGAGTagtattaatttgcatttgtcttatGAATAGTgacttaaagcatttttttcatatgctcatagatagctttggtttcatctgaaaactgcctgttcatgtcctttgacaatttatcaattgatgattgacttgtactcttataaatttgaatcagttctctatatatttgagaaatgaggcctttatcatacaAATGTGCTGTAAATTTTTTCATAGATATGATTGCTGTGTGTTTCTTTCTAtttcaccccttcctccatttgtccttctttctttctgctatataaatgttagctgttattattgttgttactactgtcttttcccattagactgtaaactccttgcaggcagagattatttttcttttcaatatttgtatccccagcaattagtgcctagcatataatgGGTGATTCTTagctgtaatcctagctcctttactctctagaatatcatattccaagtcccaTCACCCTTaaatgttatcctgactgtggctccaaaacattggaattgtttctttctggctgctcgcaatattttattcttgacctgggagttctggaatttggccacaatattcctgggagttcttattttgggatctctttcaggaggtgattgattggtaaattatttcaatttttatttttctttctgttctaggattgttgttgttgagtttttcagtcctatctgactctttgcaaccccactcagtgttttcttggcaaagatactggagtggttttccatttccttctccagctcattttacagatgaggaaactgagaacaaacagggttaagtgactggcctaagatctcatagctagtaagtatctgaggccaaatttgaacacaggtcctcctgacttcagggtggGCAtgttatccactgcaccacctagttgtccctgggtctaggatatcagggtagttttccttgataatttcttgaaatatgatgtctactcttttcttttctatcatgcctttcagatagtccaataatttttaaattatttctccttgatctattttctaggttatttgtccccaaggcctgctgctgggacatggccagggctggactGCACTTTATCCTGACCTCAGTAAGATAGAActttcccactgatcttctaagttgtcttagacttgaaaattgttttaccctGTCCTTTTGCTGGTTCTGCCATTCCGGTTTTGAGGCCTTACTTTA from Notamacropus eugenii isolate mMacEug1 chromosome 1, mMacEug1.pri_v2, whole genome shotgun sequence includes these protein-coding regions:
- the ORM1 gene encoding alpha-1-acid glycoprotein 1 isoform X2, yielding MVLYRVLFVLSFAPLLMCQQPECADLNPVFNDTLIDQLSGKWYYIASVFGHIPYQQEAKTIQSSFYYLIPNKTENVFQGKEYNTIGDRCMYQESPVFFNRTSGTIFKNVRTQKASEEQLKAFREVAKCLGFQEEEVLYTDWSKDKCEPLEKEHNQKENKDKDKDVSNAEAFS
- the ORM1 gene encoding alpha-1-acid glycoprotein 1 isoform X1; this encodes MVLYRVLFVLSFAPLLMCQQPECADLNPVFNDTLIDQLSGKWYYIASVFGHIPYQQEAKTIQSSFYYLIPNKTENVFQGKEYNTIGDRCMYQESPVFFNRTSGTIFKNESNQLHVGHVALTPDPNVFLSFYFPNDKILRGAALSVRTQKASEEQLKAFREVAKCLGFQEEEVLYTDWSKDKCEPLEKEHNQKENKDKDKDVSNAEAFS